One genomic segment of Candidatus Marsarchaeota archaeon includes these proteins:
- a CDS encoding peptidase C39 family protein: MAKNKARASSKLKKSRMFEIPNYAQSEEFTSSAACAMMVLKYVNKNFKSKRDEEFNIWKEAVSGSVWHGSRYGLAYALAKRGARPEIISTNVKDEGYEKKLAVYEGINLDTLKSSFNEIRDHVKEMHISEEHGQVTVSSIKKAINSNKIPIVLVNANVINPYLEASPHWVVVKGYDEDTLYVNDPYSDSTMAMEPNVFRDAIGYENESHMVVVSARKR; this comes from the coding sequence ATGGCGAAGAACAAGGCAAGGGCTTCATCGAAGCTCAAGAAGTCAAGGATGTTCGAGATACCGAACTATGCGCAGAGCGAGGAGTTTACGAGCTCGGCAGCGTGCGCCATGATGGTATTGAAGTATGTTAACAAGAACTTCAAGTCAAAGAGGGACGAGGAGTTCAACATATGGAAGGAAGCGGTGAGCGGCAGCGTCTGGCACGGCTCCAGGTACGGCCTGGCATACGCGCTGGCCAAGCGCGGCGCAAGGCCCGAGATCATAAGCACGAACGTGAAGGACGAGGGCTACGAGAAGAAGCTCGCTGTGTATGAGGGGATAAATCTCGATACGTTGAAATCATCGTTCAACGAGATACGCGACCACGTGAAGGAAATGCACATAAGCGAGGAGCACGGCCAGGTGACCGTGAGCTCAATAAAGAAGGCGATAAACAGTAACAAGATACCAATCGTGCTGGTCAATGCGAACGTAATAAATCCGTACCTCGAGGCGTCGCCGCACTGGGTTGTCGTGAAGGGCTACGACGAGGACACGCTGTACGTCAACGATCCTTATTCAGACAGCACAATGGCCATGGAACCCAACGTCTTCAGGGACGCGATAGGCTATGAGAACGAGTCCCACATGGTTGTCGTGTCGGCGAGGAAGCGCTGA
- a CDS encoding tyrosine--tRNA ligase has translation MDAEGKIAVIKSFAQEIVTEEELRHLFETKEHPLAYDGFEPSGLAAIHFGLLRAKNVKKMLGIGIRFNLYIADYFAFVNKKLGGDIDHIRKAGEYFVEVWKAAGIDMDKVKVVWAKDLMDNFSYWDRFLTVGKAISLDRARRAITIMGRKEGEALEVAQLYYPAMQVTDIFQMDIDICQLGIDQRKANILAREVAHRYGWKVPVAVHHPYLLGLRGVPQGINGKDEEGLMSFKMSKSDTNSSILVHDSAADIKRKIDSAYCPEKIVEGNPIINFIDMLIVEDKSEPITIDRPQKFGGQIELKDFSDLVRHYEKGLIHPADLKAYVAEQLERKVRPIREHFEKNAKARELYETVKGYQITK, from the coding sequence ATGGATGCGGAAGGGAAGATAGCGGTAATAAAGAGCTTCGCCCAGGAGATAGTCACCGAGGAGGAGCTCCGGCACCTCTTCGAGACGAAGGAGCACCCGCTGGCATATGATGGTTTCGAGCCATCCGGCCTCGCGGCCATACACTTCGGCCTGCTGCGCGCCAAGAACGTAAAGAAGATGCTTGGCATAGGCATCAGATTCAACCTCTACATAGCGGACTACTTCGCTTTCGTGAACAAGAAGCTCGGCGGCGATATAGACCACATAAGGAAGGCCGGCGAGTACTTTGTCGAGGTGTGGAAGGCCGCAGGCATAGACATGGACAAGGTGAAAGTCGTCTGGGCCAAGGACCTCATGGACAACTTCTCTTACTGGGACCGGTTCCTCACTGTTGGCAAGGCCATATCGCTTGACAGGGCAAGGCGCGCCATCACGATAATGGGCAGGAAGGAGGGCGAGGCGCTCGAAGTGGCGCAACTCTACTATCCTGCCATGCAGGTAACCGACATATTCCAGATGGACATAGACATCTGTCAGCTGGGCATCGACCAGAGGAAGGCCAACATACTCGCGAGAGAGGTGGCGCACAGGTATGGCTGGAAGGTGCCTGTGGCCGTGCATCACCCCTACCTGCTCGGCCTGAGAGGCGTGCCGCAGGGCATAAATGGCAAGGACGAGGAGGGGCTCATGAGCTTCAAGATGTCCAAATCAGACACAAACTCCTCCATATTGGTGCATGACAGCGCAGCAGACATAAAGAGGAAGATAGACTCGGCATACTGCCCGGAAAAAATCGTAGAAGGGAACCCGATCATAAACTTTATCGACATGCTTATCGTGGAAGACAAGTCAGAGCCGATTACCATAGACAGGCCACAGAAGTTCGGGGGCCAGATAGAGCTGAAGGATTTCAGCGATCTGGTAAGGCACTATGAGAAGGGGCTCATACATCCGGCCGACCTCAAGGCCTACGTAGCGGAGCAGCTCGAGAGGAAGGTCAGGCCGATAAGGGAGCACTTTGAGAAGAACGCCAAGGCGCGTGAGCTCTATGAAACAGTGAAAGGCTACCAGATAACAAAGTAG